Proteins encoded by one window of Lepisosteus oculatus isolate fLepOcu1 chromosome 18, fLepOcu1.hap2, whole genome shotgun sequence:
- the nudt22 gene encoding uridine diphosphate glucose pyrophosphatase NUDT22, with protein sequence MDPEVSILLHCAPCRGLREGQVQVELSPRYNRQSFPALEVRIAELWSQRVAREPWLFNGAKFRLHAASLRDRGDPGQAAPALSLLLGLTCYRDFLGTNWSAEAQALRSRGAAELGDPLAFLAQPLGVGGVVVTADGLVVFLRRSLKVGEAPGLIDIPGGHPEPKTVAPEVSEDSITVEQLCGRRVVRELFSSVLTEIRDEVNVPLACLSEPVLLGIALNHTSAGRPSAEFYIRCTLTSADVRELYWQGGPEAQESTNIVFIGREEVLRLDTSAPLWSELCPSAKGAVLLYQAVLRTGSDEDLRAPDCVHT encoded by the exons ATGGACCCTGAAGTGTCGATCTTGCTCCACTGCGCCCCCTGCAGGGGCCTAAGGGAGGGGCAGGTGCAAGTGGAGCTGTCCCCCAG GTACAACCGGCAGAGTTTCCCGGCGCTGGAGGTCCGGATCGCGGAGCTGTGGTCGCAGCGCGTGGCCCGCGAGCCCTGGCTCTTTAACGGGGCCAAGTTCCGGCTCCACGCGGCCTCCCTGCGGGACCGGGGCGACCCGGGGCAGGCGGCGCCCGCGCTGAGCCTGCTGCTGGGCCTCACCTGCTACCGCGACTTCCTGGGCACGAACTGGTCCGCGGAGGCGCAGGCCCTGCGGAGTCGGGGCGCGGCCGAGCTGGGGGACCCCCTGGCGTTCCTGGCGCAGCCGCTGGGCGTGGGCGGCGTGGTCGTCACGGCCGACGGCCTCGTGGTCTTCCTGCGGCGCAGCCTGAAGGTGGGGGAGGCGCCGGGGCTGATCGACATCCCGGGGGGCCACCCCGAGCCCAAG acAGTGGCCCCAGAGGTGTCGGAGGACAGTATCACAGTGGAACAGCTGTGTGGGCGCAGGGTGGTGAGAGAGCTCTTCTCCTCCGTTCTCACGGAGATCCGGGACGAG gtgAATGTCCCGCTGGCCTGTCTGAGTGAACCGGTTCTGCTGGGAATCGCACTGAACCACACCAGTGCCGGCCGGCCCAGCGCAGAGTTCTATATCAG GTGCACTTTGACCTCTGCGGACGTGAGAGAGCTCTACTGGCAGGGAGGCCCAGAGGCCCAAGAGTCGACGAACATCGTCTTCATCGGCAGGGAG GAGGTCCTGCGGTTGGACACGAGCGCCCCCCTGTGGTCAGAGTTGTGCCCGTCGGCCAAGGGAGCTGTCCTGCTGTACCAAGCGGTTCTCCGGACAGGGAGTGATGAAGACCTCCGCGCTCCGGACTGCGTCCACACCTGA